The nucleotide window GACAGTAGAAAGGTCAGCGTACAGGCGATCAGAGTCAGTCCAATTTTTTTGCTCCAGTATACTACTGTTATAGAGCACTTCATGAGTCTCCCCCTCTTCGAGTGGAGTCCTGCGTATGAAGGGCGGTTGGTCGTTTTTTGCGACGTGTGGAAGGCAACATGGACACCGAATGGGAGAAATCTCCCCGAATGAATGGGGACACGGGCGACAGATAGGACACACCATAACATTCCAGAGAAACCAGATGCACAATTAGCGCGAATAGCCCAATCATGAACCCGTATAATCCGAGAACAGAAGAGGCCAGAAGCATATAGATTCGAATCTGGGAGGTAACGCCACTTAGAACGGAGTTCACCAGGATGTAGCTGGAGATCACGGAGATCGCAACAGTCACAATAATGGTCGGAGATGTAATACCTGCGCGGATGGCAGCGTCCCCGATAATTAGCCCCCCAACAACGCTGACCGTCTGGCCTAAAGCCCTGGGGAGCCTACGTCCCGCTTCGTTAAACAATTCGAACATGAAGATCATCAGAAAAGCTTCCAGCGTAACTGGCATAGGCAGACCGATTCGGGTGCCTGCGATGGTTGCCAAGAGAGGCAGGGGAATCTGTTCCACATTGAAGCTGGTTAATCCAATATAGAAGGCCGGAAAAAAACAGGCAATAAACAATCCGGCGATTCGCAGAATACGTTCAAAGGTGACGATAAAGAAAGGGGTACTTTCATCCTCCGGTGACTTGAGTTGGTTAAATAAAGTGGTGGGTGCGATGGTAGCGATCGGAGACCCGTCAAACAAGACGGCAAAGCGTCCGTTAAGCAGAGAATCTACCACATAGTCCGGACGTTCCGTGCTGTCCGTTAGTGGGAAAATACTTTTCATTTCACCCATAATACTTCTCTCCATCAGAGACGTTCCGATCACGCCATCAATGTCGATCTGATCCAGATTTTTACGGGCTTCGCTCAGAATGTCGGGGTTAATGATGTCATCAATGTACAATAACGCAATAGACGTTTGGGTTCGTTTTCCTTTCACAAACTTTTCGTAACACATCGAGTCGGTCTTCATTCGTTTGCGGATCAGTGCGATATTGGTGCTGAGTTCTTCGGTGAACCCGTCACGGGGGCCTTTCACGGAGGTTTCGATCGCCGATTCTTCCGGTGAACGGCCCGGGATTGAGGCGATATCCATGCTGTAGGCGGCATCACCTTTACCGAAGAACAATATGAGTTGTCCGCTGAACAGGAGATGATTGATATTGGGTATATCTGTAATATCCTGAATTGGATTCAATGCGAGCCTTAGTTCAGAAGGCAAGGGGATATTGGCAGTTATCTCAGTTTGTTCAAGACGCGGTACGATGAACTTGTTGATCTGCTGAATGTCGGTCAGACCTTCGCAATATAACATGATAACAGGCACAATCGGATGATGATTACCAACGGAGTAGGATTGGACAACAACGTCGGCACAAGGCTGGAACATCTGCTGTAGTGAGATAAGCAGTGCTTCATGGGACTCTAGGTTAATCCGTGTGTGCTCCATGATGTTTCCTCCTCTGAGAGCGCGAACTGAACCAGGCAACAACCGTTGCGATGACACCAAGGCTGCCCAGATATAACACATTCAACGGGAAAATATAATGTACCAGCATTAATTCAAAAGTAATATCATCCATAGGATATAACATCATCATAATGAACAGGACTGTTAGTGCCCCGCAGGCAGCTTGTCTTCTAATGGCGGTTTTAATATTCCAAATCTCAACCACAATATACATGGCGAGGGAAATCCGTGTAAAAGAGCCTGCTAGCCACTGGTAGATGGAAAAAAAGTCAGTCTGTGCAATGTATTTGCCCAAGGAAGCAATTCTCCACTCCTCATAAGCCGGATAACGCATTTTGGCTGCTTCAAACGGATCAAATTCAACAATCGCCCCAATTAATGGACCCAGTGTTAATCCAATCATGATGAATGCAAGCAGCAGATACTGCCATAATCGAATACGAGAGCTCAGATGAGGCTGAATAAACCAGATGAACAGCAGTTCGAACATCCCGGCCAGACTATAGAGTGTACCTTCAAAAACGGGTGTCCATCCATGTTCAAGCACAGGTAACAATCGGCTGTAGTCCTTGTACTGTATATTTACAATGGCGACATAAAAGCCAAGCAGTACAACAACAGGTAACAACAATCCTGCTGTGAAAGCCAGTGATCGCATGCCTTTATAGGCGGTATATCCACATACCGCCATCAAGGCTATACTTGTCGCGATGACTGGCGTGTCAGGCAAATAATTTGTTTTGGCCCATGTGGTTGTATCAAACAAGGTGAAATAGATGACAGATAAAAAGAAGAGGCTGTTGCCAATACGGAAGAGCATTCCGATTGGTTTGCCCAGATGTGTGGTCAGCCAATTATTTAGCGTCTGGTGCTGAAGCTGTCGGGAGACATAAGCAAGCATGAGGGTGAACAGCAGAAAAGGACCTGCAGACACCAGAATCGATATCCATGCATCCCGCTTGGCCGTAGCCAGCAGGGCAGGGATAATCAACACGTGACTGATCAGGCCCATGGTTAGCATAATGAGCATTAAAGCTTGCAAAAATGAAGGTTTGGTAGGTTTCATGCTGAGGGGAACCTCTCTCTCCCTTATGGTCTGTTCTCAGCAGTGTTAACGTGATGAAGTCTTATCATACTGTTAGTAGAAATAACGAAACAAAGAAAATATTTCCATAAAGGATCACGCTTTTATCCCATTGACCAGCCTATGTTTCCTCCCGCTCATATTGGTGCCAAGTACACCGGCGATGATCAGTAATGCTCCGATAAAGTGATAGCCACTAACAGGTTCGTTCAGTATCCATGCACCCCCTACGATGGAGATGAGTGTGGACAGATTGCTGAATACACTCATTTGAGAAGCCTCCAGATGGGTCAGGGCATAGCTAGCGAGCAGGGTGGAGATCATGGTGGATAGGATCGCCAGATAAGCGAGTGCACCCAGATAGGATGCATCACCAAGTGGTTTGATGTAGTCCATCATGGAACCGCTGGACGCATGTCGGATCAGGGAAGCGGCGTTAAACACAATACAGCCAACCATCAGTGTGACCCATGTTAATTCCATCGGTTTATACTTCTGGGCTAATGGTCTCGCAAGCACACCATAACCTGCAAAACAAACTGTGGATAGCAGCAATAATGCAATGCCCTTCAGGTTACCCACTGACATGACACTTCCTTGCATCATGAAAATAAAAACCACTCCAGCGACAGACAGAAGCAGGAACAGCTTCTGCATCGTGGATGTGCGTTCCTTCAGGAAGACTGAAGCGAGAACGAGTGTGAATACAGGAGCCATAGCCTGAATAATACCGGCTTCCGATGAGTTGGAAGATACGAGTCCAAAGGCTTGAAAGGCAAAAAATAAAACGGGAGATAGCAGCCCCAGTGGAATAATTCGCCACAGATCACGAAGGCTCAGTCGTATTTTGATCCAGCCAAAAATGACAGGAATGCTGACAACGATCAGCGACAGGGCGAATCGGTGGGCAAGCACATCAATCGGATGTGCAACAGTGACGGTCATTTTAACAAATAGAAAAGATAGACCTATAATAGCCGCGTATAGAATAGCTGCGATATAAGCGTATCCCCTAGTGTGTGTTGTGTTCATGAATGCTCCTCCAATACAGTAGTCATAGCGTTTTATCTTTTATTATCTTGAAATATGTCAGGTTCGAGGCACATGCTGGCCTTATTCAATATACTGCCGGGTGCATCGTGCTACAATAGATAAAAGGTTGAACTGTATCGGTACAGTTGTTGGAGAGGGATGGGTGCATTGAGAAAATACGAAGTGATTGCCGAAGCATTAAAGCGGTGGATTCAGGAACAGATGCAGCAGCAGGATCGTCGCCAGTGGGCAGATAAGGGCATTCGACTGCCAGCAGTTCGAGTTGTAGCAGAACAATATCAATGCAGTGTAAGTACGGCGATTCGTGCATATGAGTGGCTGGAGCAGCGGCATTTGGTGTATGCCATACCTCAATCTGGCTATTATGCTGTACAGAACGGGACAGGTGCTCGGGACATGGACTGGCAGGGAGCATTGGACTTCGCTTCGGCTGCTCCCGATCCAAGGGTGTTCCCTTATGCAGACTTTCGTCATTGTGTGGATCAGGCGATGGAGAAGAAGCAGGCAGAGTTATTCATGTATGGAACGGATCAGGGATTACCTTCGCTTATTCTGCTGTTGCAGAAGCAGTTTGCGGATTATCAGGTGTTTGCGAGAACGGAGCAGTTCTTTATCACATCAGGTGTGCAACAGGCACTGGCTGTACTTGCATTGATGCCTTTTCCCAATGGAAAGAGAAAAGTATTGGTGGAACTACCGACCTATCACAATATGCCCTCCCTGCTGAGTGGGTTGAATGTGCCGATTGCCGGTGTGAGACGTGCCCTGGATGGACTGGACTGGGCCTCGCTTGAACGTCAGTTTGCTGAGGGAGATATCAAGTTTTTTTATGTCATGCCACGTTTTCACAATCCGATTGGCACTTCGTTAACGGTTGCTGAGAAGAAGAGACTAATCCGGCTAGCACAGCGGTACGATGTCTATCTGGTGGAGGACGATTATTTGGCCGATCTGGAGGACAACACGAAACAGGACCCGCTATGGTCTTATGATACGGAAGGTCGGGTCATCTATCTGAAGAGTTACTCCAAAATTTTGTTTCCAGGCTTACGCATTGGTGTAGCTGTTCTGCCCGCACCTTTAATCCAGTCCTTTGGTGCGTACAAAAAAATGATCGATATCGACACTTCCGTCCTGTCTCAAGCTGCTCTCGAAATCTATGTGCACAGCGGTATGTTTGCCCATCACAGGAAAGTGATCCGTAACCGGTATGCTACCCGGATGAACACGGTGCATGAGCAACTGGACTCATATCCAGATTTTGCTCCATTTATGGAGGCTCCTCGAACAGGAGGAGAGCATACCATATTGCCTTTGGCGGGTGATATGCCGCTTCGTGTTCTGGTGTCCCGGCTCAAAAAGCGCGGAGTCATCGTTGATACGACTGAACGGTATTATCCGGAGGGAACATATCAGGCGAATCAGGATCAGATGCTGCGCTTGAACATCTCCAATGTGCCGAAGCAGCGAATCGAAGAAGGAATACAGAAGATCCGGGAGGAAATTTTGAAACTTCAGATTAGGCAGAGATAACGTGAAGAATCGCAGTGTTGTCCGTAAATAACAAAAGGCGTCCACACAAGTTAATCACTTGTTGGACGCCTTTTCCATGAGTTGCTATCCATCAATCATACAGCTTGTACGCTACATGTGAATGAAATTAATCCGATTTATTCCTGAGCCATTGCCTTGAAGGAAGCTTCTGCGGCTTCCAAAGTAGCTTGAACATCCTCGTCTGTATGAGCCGTGGTCAGGAACCATGCTTCATATTTGGACGGAGCGAGGTTAATGCCACGGTCCAGCATGTGACGGAAGAAGGAAGCAAACAGCTCTCCATCCGTGTCTTGAGCATGATCGTAGTTCGTAACTGGGTGGTCACAGAAGTGGGTGGAGAATGCACCACGAATCCGGTTGATCGTTAGTGCAATGCCATGACGGTCAGCAGAAGCTTGCAGGCCTGCTGTCAGGTCGATAGCAAGACGTTCCATCTCTTCATATACACCCGCACTTTGCAGGACCTCCAGACAAGCGATACCAGCCGAGATGGATGCAGGATTACCAGCCATCGTTCCCGCCTGATAAGCCGGGCCGAGCGGAGCAACCTGCTCCATAACGTGTTTACGGCCGCCGTAAGCACCGATTGGCAGGCCGCCACCAATAATTTTACCAAGAGCCGTCAGATCCGGTTCAATCTCTGCATGATTATCGAGTCCGGCATACGTCTGAGTAGAACCGTAATGGAAACGGAAAGCCGTAATGACCTCGTCATAGATAACCAGTGAACCGTTAGCCCGTGTCATGGCACAGAGGCCTTCCAGGAAGCCAGGCTCCGGCATAACCATACCGAAGTTACCAACGATGGGTTCAACCATGACCGCGGCAACATCATCACCCCACCGCTCCAAAGCATCTTTCAGGGCTTCCAGGTCATTGTAAGGCACAGTAATGACTTCTTGTGCAATACTGGCTGGAACTCCCGCACTGTCGGGAATACCGAGCGTGGACGGGCCTGAACCGGCAGCTACAAGCACCAGATCGGAGTGACCATGGTAACATCCGGCGAATTTTACGATCTTGTTGCGTTTGGTGTAGGCACGAGCGACCCGAATTGTAGTCATAACCGCCTCTGTACCGGAGTTTACAAAACGAACTTTATCCATGGAAGGAATAGCTTCCTTCAGCATTTTGGCAAGCTTGATCTCAAGCTCTGTCGGGGTACCGTACAGCACGCCATTTGCTGCTGCTTCCGTAATTGCCTGTGTAATATGAGGGTGGGCATGTCCTGTAACAATCGGACCGTAAGCGGCCAGATAATCAATATAATGGTTGTCATCGACATCCCAGAAGTGAGCGCCTTGGGCTTTTTTCATAAATACAGGTGCACCGCCACCAACGGCTTTGAACGAGCGTGAAGGGCTGTTAACACCCCCAACAATATGTTCGAGTGCTTCTGCGTATAAAAGTTCGGAACGGGAACGTGATGTATTCATAAGATAACTTCCTTTCGTAATTCAAAATATAATAAAATAACAAGCTACAGAAAGATATGATGATTTTCTCATAAAGATATAGCCGGGCACAACGAGAGGGCAGCGTAATGGCTGCCCTCTGCATGTTTACATTACTGAGCCGGTTGCTCTGACTTTTGATCGTCACCACTGGCTGTTTTATCTTCGGTGCTGGTCGTACTATCATCCGTTGTAGCAGGTGGATGAATAATATCCTGAATATGCTGCTTCAGCTTCTCTTCATTTGTAACCGTCAATACTTGTGCTCCGCCTGCTGTACGTTCTTCTTTCAACAGGTTCATTGGCGGAATTTGCTCACTGCCATTCATGCTGCTTTGGTATCCAAGTCCACCGAGCTTCCACATATCAGAAAGCGTGAGATTCGTATCCACATACGGATTGACCTGTTCCAGAATGGCAGGCAGCTTGGCAATGGTAGTCGTTGACTGCATTTTCGCCGTTACAGCTTTCAGCAATTCACGCTGACGTTCGGAACGAGCAAAATCCGACATCGCATCATGACGGAAACGAACGTACATGAGCGCAGTCTCGCCATCCAGATGCTGATACCCTTTTTTGAGATCAATATCGTATTCATTATTGTCTGCTTTACTTGTATAGTGCATGTCCTTCTCCACATCAAAATCGACACCGCCAACGGCATCCACCAATTTGATGAATCCTTGGAAATCCGTATACACATAATACTGTACAGGAATGCCAAGCAGGTCACCGGCAGCTTGCATTGCTGCGTTAGGGCCATGGGTGATGGCTGTGTTGATCCGCTCCTTGCCATACCCGTCAATATCGACGTATGTGTCGCGCAGAATGGAGAACAGATTAATTTTTTTGGTAAGGGGGTCAAGCGATACGACCATCATGCTGTCGGAGCGGGGAACTTCGCCTTTTTTCAATCCACGTGCATCGACACCCATAACGAGAATATTTACCGTTTCTGTGCCTTCCCATTTTGGTGGGTCAGGAGTATTTACTTTCTCCACATTTTCGATACCTGCGAAGGGTGAATCGTCACCGTCCTTTGCCAAACCGTCCAACTGATTGAGAATAGAACCGAAATAGTATGCCGCTGCTCCTCCGATAATTAACACGAAGGCGGCAAGAGAAATCCAGATGGTTCTCTTCGTCTTTCTGGTCATGCTAGCTCTCCTTTGTATTTGAGATGAAATAAAAAACGAGTTCGGGTATTGCTGAATTTTGACTGATACCATTATAATTTCTTTTTGGGCTACAAGCAATTTCAACAAAATCCAAGTGAGGTATAATCATGCTGGCGATTGATGTCAAAGATTTGCGCAAGTCGTTTAGCGTCCAGAAAAGCCGAGGTGGGCTGAAGGGCGCATTCCAAGACCTGTTTGCACGTCAATACCAGGAGGTATTGGCTGTAAATGATATTTCATTTCAGATTCCGCAAGGCGAAATATGCGGATATATTGGGGAGAACGGTGCCGGTAAATCAACAACAATTAAGATGTTGACCGGCATTTTGGTGCCTACTTCAGGGCAAATATCGGTTGGTGGATATGTTCCGTATCAGGAACGGGAGAAGTTTGTACAGAATATTGGTGTTGTTTTTGGTCAGCGCAGTCAATTGTGGTGGGATATTGGCGTTATTGAATCCTTCCATTTATTGCGCAAAGTATATCGTGTAGGAGAGGCTGATTTCCGCAAACGTCTGGATGAACTGGTTGAGCGGCTGCAGCTGCAGGACCTGTTAAGCCGTCCGGTACGTAAGCTCAGTCTCGGTCAGCGCATGCGCTGTGAGTTGGTGGCAGCCTTGTTGCATAACCCGAGTATTGTTTTCCTGGACGAGCCAACCATTGGCTTGGATATTGTCGTGAAGTCGGAGATTCGAGATTTCCTGAAAGACATGAACAAGGAGCATGGAACGACTATTTTGCTCACAACCCATGATTTGCAGGACATTGAGGCCTTGTGTTCCCGGGTCATCATGCTTGATGCAGGCAACATCATCTATGATGGGGGTCTGGATCATCTGAAGTCCCAATGGGGCAAAGAACGGGAAATCCGCTTCAAATTCGGTTCAGCGCACAACATTAGTCAGATGCAGGAATGGACTGCGGCATTGCCTGTACGTTGGACGGTTGAGAATGAATTGTCCGCATCCGTATGGATTCCGCTGGAACTGAACGTTTCGGATGTACTCGGACGTGTCGTTGGACAAGCTGATATTACCGATATTCAGATTATCGAGATCAACACGGATGAGATTGTGCGCAGTATATACCAATCCGGTTCCGCAGAGCGTCCCGAGATTGTGGGAGCAGGGAAAGAAGCGGTGGGTGTATCCTGAGATGAATAGTGCATTTATTGATTTTATGCGCATCCGTTTTCTAACGATGCTGGCATACCGGGTGAATTATTACTCCGGCATTTTGATATATACGCTGAATATCGGCGTGTATTACTTTACCTGGCAAGCCATTTACGGTAGCAGTGGTGAACTTGGCGGCTTCACGGCAGCGCAGATGACCACGTATATCGCCGTATCCTGGATGGCACGTGCTTTTTACTTTAACAACCTGGATCGGGAGATTGCCGCAGACATACGGGATGGCTCCATTGCGATTCAATTCATCAGGCCGATCAATTACGTTATGGTCAAAATGATGCAGGGTCTTGGCGAAGGCATTTTCCGTTTCCTGCTGCTCATGATTCCGGGGATGCTTATTGCCATTCTGTTGTTCCCGGTTGAATTGCCTACGGCGCCATCCGCTTGGATTGGCTTTCTCGTCATGCTGTTCTTCAGTTTCCTCATTAATTCCCAGATTAATGTGATAACGGGACTGGCGGCATTCTTTGTGGAAAACAATGAAGGCATGATGCGTATGAAACGCGTCGTGGTTGATTTGTTCTCCGGTCTAATCATCCCGATCAGCCTGTATCCAGGCTGGATGTCCGCGGTGATGAAGGTATTGCCTTTTCAGGCCATTACGTATCTGCCCGGTTCCGTGTTCACTGGAAGAGTGGAAGGTACCGCCATCTGGAGTGTACTCGGTATTCAGGTGTTCTGGTTTGCCGTGCTGCTGCTTCCGATGGTACTGATCTGGCGTAAGGCGCGCAAGCGTCTGTTCGTGCAAGGGGGATAACGGATATGTACTATATGGGTCTGATCTGGGAATATTTGAAGAACTACATGAAAACACGTCTTACGTACCGTGCCGACTTCTGGGTGGAGATCTTATCGGATCTGCTGTTCCAGGCGACCAACCTGATCTTTATCTTCGTGGTCTTCCGTCATACGGATAACCTGGGCGGCTGGAGTGAGAGTGAAGTACTCTTTGTGTATGGATATTTTATGGTGCCCTATGGCATCTTTAGTTGCTTTATTAATCTGTGGGGATTCAGTGAGCGGTACATCGTCAAAGGTGAGATGGATCGGATCCTGACACGCCCTGCACATAATCTGTTCCAGATCTTGCTTGAAAATGTAGACCCGCCTGCACTCGTGGGCTCGTTTATCGGCTTGATCATCATGATCTTTAGCGGAGCAGAGATGGGTCTGATGCTGGAATGGTGGCATATCCCTGCATTGATTATTTTGGCACTCAGCTCAGTCATGATCTATGCGGGTATCTATACCACACTGACTTCGTTGTCCTTTTACTCGGATGCGCCAACAGGTATTCTGCCGTTGATGTATAACATTCAAGGATACGGACGCTACCCGGTAACGATCTATAACCGTGCCATTCAGGTGCTGTTAACCTGGATCATTCCGTTTGCCTTCGTGGGGATCTATCCCGCAGCCTTGTTCTTGGAAAGGTCCGAGATGCATCGCATGGCGCTGCTTACACCTGTGATGGGATTGGTGTTTGGCTCCATGGGCTTGCTTCTGTGGAATTTTGGCGTGAAGCGGTATCGCGGAGCAGGTTCATAATAACGCCCTATAGCAATTCATGGGGGAGATTTAGGGAGGAACTGACATGACGTTAAATATAGGCGAATTGGCACCGGATTTTGAGCTTCCGTCCAGTACGCGAGAACCGGTAAAGCTTTCGGATTACCGCGGACAGCGGGTACTGCTTTATTTTTACCCCAAGGATATGACTTCGTCCTGTACGCAACAGGCTTGTGATTTCCGGGATCGACATGCTGAATTTGAAGGACTGAACACGGTCATTCTCGGAATCAGCACCGATCCGATGAAACAACATGACAAGTTTATTGCCAAATATGGACTTCCGTTCACTTTGTTATCGGATGAAGAGCACGTTGTAGCCGAGCAATACGGTGTATGGCAGCTGAAGAAAATGTATGGAAAAGAGTATATGGGGATGGTTCGCTCTACATTTCTGATTGATGAAGAGGGGACGTTGATCAAGGATTGGTCCAAAGTTCGGGTCAAAGGACATATTGAGGCGGCCCTTGAAGCGCTGAAGGCCATATAGGCTACCCAGGTAAAATATTTACCAATAATATAAAGGCTGTGCTCGCGGAAGTTGCCGTGAACACAGCCTTTTGCATATTCGGATTTTTCAATCAGAGGGAATTGTTTTGCTTCCTTTTGTTGGAACGAATGCGATGAACCAGCAGGAGGAACAGCGGGATAATGAAGCTGACGGTGATATCCCAGTCTACCCAAGCAGGCATGATCGTAGTGGTGTAGAAAATAACATTTGGAGCAATCAGGACACCGAGGGCGAATAATAACAGAGCCGAAGGCAGAATGAGAGGTTTATACGTCTTTAATCGAAATAATTGTGCTGTTCCCAGCACAAAGGCGAATAGATATAGCAGACTTTTGAAATAGGTAGATATTAACCAGGCGATGGCCATGAACGCTTCGATACGTTCGAAGAAATTACCTATATTAATTTTCTGCGAAAGGGCGTATGAGATATAGATGCTATGCTGCGTCAGTATAGGTCCCATCACCATGAGCGAAATGAGCAATAGCAAGCTTAACAGTAATCCTCCGAAGAAAGTAGCTAACAGAAAATCCCGCTTAAAATGAGGCCCTGAATTTACATATGGGAGAAACACGGAGAGAACGATAAGCTCGCCAAAGGAAGTAAATGCTGCGCGGATGATTGATTCCACAAGATGTATCCAGGGTGTGTTAAAGTACGGCTGCAGATTTGCGCTTTCAGCTTGAGGCATGAGTCCCAAATAGAGAGAAATAATAAACAACAAAACGACAGGGGTCAACAGTTCGGAGCTTAACCCAATAGTCCGAAAACCATGAATAAGCCCCCAGGCAAGGGTGCAAATGATCATCAGAATAATGACCCGAATTGGGGTCTTTAGATAAATTTGGGTAGTCAAGAAGTCACCGACCTCACGGACACATATGGATGCACCAATGGCAAAATAAAATAGATAAGCAATTGAAAGCACGGAACCAGCCCATGTCCCGAGTATTTTTTTGCAAATTTCAAAAAGACTCAACTGAGGATATGTTCGATGGAGTTTGTACAGAATCCACATGATACCAACACCGATCGGCAGACTAACTAGAGAACAAAACCATGCGTCCTGCTTGCCTACTGCGGTAACGAGTGAAGGATAGATGAGAACCATATCTCCAACCATGACCAGGAAAGTGAGCAGGGTGAACTGCCGAATCGTGAGTTTTTCTTTCATCAACATGTTCTATACTCCTTCCCGTGGATTAATACTTTAGCATCTTTCAAAATTATCCTTCCGTTGTTGGTTGGGGTTGTGAATTGGATTTTCTGCGCGACTTCACTAAGGTTATTAGAACCAGCATACCCGGCAGTATGATACCTAACGTGGTATCCCAATCTACCCAGTACGGAACGATGGTGATGATGATAAACGTCAGACTAGGCGCTATGAGATTGGCCATTCCATATACGAGCATGGTCGATGGCAGAATGAGCATCTTGAACTGCTTTAGCTTGAAGAGTTCTGCACATCCAACAATAAAGGCATACAAGTAGATCATTGCTTTGAAATAGGTGGAGATGAGCCACGAGCAAGCCATGATCACCTCGATTCGCTCAAAGAATCCGCCAATGCTAATCTTCTGAGACAAAATAAAGGAAGCGTATATATTGTGTTGGGTAAGAAAAGGTCCGAGTACGAGCATGGATATCGTAACCAGAACAGCAAGGATCAGGTTGCCCAGCCCCGCAGAAATAATGATGTCACGCATACGATGGCGGCTTCTTGCAACGTAGGGCAGGATCATCAAAATGGGAATGGTTTCGCCGATGGGGTATATGATACTCACCAGAATACCCTGAGCTATGGATACAACGCCCGTATCTGTTACGGGCTCCAGATTACTGGTGTCCACCTGTGGCAGAAGACAGAAGGCGAGTACCACGATGAACAATATAGCGATGGGCATGAGCAGTTCACTAGTTCTCGCGATGGTCTCCAAGCCATGGTATACACCCCATCCGATAGCAATAACAAACATGAGAATGATGACACGTATAGGCGTATACTGAAAAATTTGGGAGGTCATGAAATCACCAACCTCCCGGGTATGTGTGGATGTACCAATCAAGAAGAAGAACAGGTAGAAGCATGAAAAAAGGGTGCCAGGCCAAAAACCCAAAGTACTTCGGGCAATCTGCACCAGATTTTTCCCCGGATGCATACTGGCCAATTTCATAATCAGGGCCATGAGAGCCATCCCGAGTGGGACACCAATAAGGGCACATATCCAAGCATCTTGCTTGGCATAGGACGTGATGACGGAGGGGTAGATCAGCATCATATCTCCAACCACTAACATAAATGTTAGGGTGGATAATTGTCTTATTCCGATCTGTCCCTTTTCAAGCATGATGTACCCTCCTCCCTCTTCTAAGTTCCAGTCAAACGTGCTAATAAATGGTTCACAGGCTCATAGATCCACATAATGATATAGAGTGGGCTGGGGAATTCCCACAAATTGGACGCTATGACACCGAAGACTGTAGCCGTAAGAAGCATTGCACTATATACGGCGGTTTCTCTCCACTCCTTCCGGCGAATGAGACCAGGCAGATCAACCCAGCCAATAATCACTGCTACGATGATAACCGCGAGTGTAAGCAACACTTCTCTCACTCCTTCATTTCATTCTTGAATGAATCGTCCAGTGTACCCACACGTTTAATCTGCACAGTGGCTTTGTATTCGATATCCAGATCTTCAAAATGTTTGTCCCAGTCACTTTCCATCGTTTTGAATAGTTTGGGGTCAGCATGGTACACTTCCTG belongs to Paenibacillus sp. FSL H8-0079 and includes:
- a CDS encoding endospore germination permease, which gives rise to MLMKEKLTIRQFTLLTFLVMVGDMVLIYPSLVTAVGKQDAWFCSLVSLPIGVGIMWILYKLHRTYPQLSLFEICKKILGTWAGSVLSIAYLFYFAIGASICVREVGDFLTTQIYLKTPIRVIILMIICTLAWGLIHGFRTIGLSSELLTPVVLLFIISLYLGLMPQAESANLQPYFNTPWIHLVESIIRAAFTSFGELIVLSVFLPYVNSGPHFKRDFLLATFFGGLLLSLLLLISLMVMGPILTQHSIYISYALSQKINIGNFFERIEAFMAIAWLISTYFKSLLYLFAFVLGTAQLFRLKTYKPLILPSALLLFALGVLIAPNVIFYTTTIMPAWVDWDITVSFIIPLFLLLVHRIRSNKRKQNNSL
- a CDS encoding endospore germination permease → MLEKGQIGIRQLSTLTFMLVVGDMMLIYPSVITSYAKQDAWICALIGVPLGMALMALIMKLASMHPGKNLVQIARSTLGFWPGTLFSCFYLFFFLIGTSTHTREVGDFMTSQIFQYTPIRVIILMFVIAIGWGVYHGLETIARTSELLMPIAILFIVVLAFCLLPQVDTSNLEPVTDTGVVSIAQGILVSIIYPIGETIPILMILPYVARSRHRMRDIIISAGLGNLILAVLVTISMLVLGPFLTQHNIYASFILSQKISIGGFFERIEVIMACSWLISTYFKAMIYLYAFIVGCAELFKLKQFKMLILPSTMLVYGMANLIAPSLTFIIITIVPYWVDWDTTLGIILPGMLVLITLVKSRRKSNSQPQPTTEG